In Candidatus Binatia bacterium, the genomic stretch GGAGAGGCCCGGCGCCTCCCCGGTCGCCTCGATCGCCTCTGCCTCCGCGTCCAGCGCGTCCGCTTCGTCCGTGAAGCTCGAGTCGGGATCGCCCGCGTCCAGCTCTTGTTGGTAGGTGGACGGCGCTTCGATTCGATCGGTCTGAGCCGCAACGCAGGTCGGCAGGAAGACCGAGAGAATGGCGAGAAGTCCGGCGGTCGTTCGTTCGAGGTCGGTCACGCTCTAGTCTCCTTCTCGTCTCCGGGGTTCCGGTCGCTCTTTCCGCGGGAGCGCGGGTCTTCAGCGCACCGGCCGCTTGGCCCAGCGCAGGCTGTTCGCAAGCCCCAGGATCGTGAGCAGGAGCGCCAGGAGCAGGCGGGGGTCTCCCGCCTGCATCCAGGGGTCCGCGGGAAACGCGATGGTCTTGTTCATCGCGGCGATCTTGAACTCGTGCGGGCCGAGGAATGCCGGATTGCCGGCGATCTCGAGCATGTCGCGGCGGCTGCGGTAGCGCATCAGGCCGGCCATGGTCCATCGCTCCGCCCCCTCGATGCCCCAGATGTCGAGGGCGGGCGCAGTCGCCTGGCCGAACAGGACCGGGTGCGACGCGCGTTTGAAGAGTTCCGGGTACATGTGCTCCATGTAGCGGTCCATCAGATCCTGGGCGGTGGCGTCCTCGGGCACACCGTCCATCCGTGGCGGCGGGTCGTTCATCTCGATGAGGTTGATCATGACGAAGTCGTCGCCCGTGTCGGATTCGAGGAAGGCACGCATCTTCGCGATATCCTGCGGCGCGGCGTCGCTGGCCTCGACTTGCTGCATGACGGTGGCAACTTCCTCGGCCGTCAGGGGGCCTTTGAAGGACGTGTACCAGCCGAAGAACGCCAGCCAGGCGATCAACAGTGACAGCCAGGCGGTGCGAGGTCGGATCATTCGTTCTCTCCCTTCATCTTGCGCGCGACGCGTTCGGCTACCATCACGCAACCGAGGTACGTATTCCCGCAAGGGATCGTCGGCATCACCGATGCATCGGCGACGCGCAGGTTCGGGATGCCATGCACCCGGCAGTCGGCATCGAGTACCGGACCCATCGGACACGTGCCGACCATATGGCCGTAGCTCAGCGTGTTGCGTTCGAGCGCGGTGGCGACCGCATCCGTCGCCGCGAGATCGTGCGGGAAGACCGGCTTCAGCTTCAGCGCTCGAAACGCAGCGGAGCGTTCCCAGGCCGCGAGCTGGTCGAAGGCCTGACGCAGCCGCTGGGGGGCGTCTTCAGGGAGCGGCGGTGCCACGACAGTGGGGCCGGTTTCTTGTGTGCTGCCGAGCCTGACGCTGCCGCGACCGCTCGAGCGCAGCAGAAAGACGGCGAGCATGAACATGGTGGCGCCGGCGGTTGGCGTGGCCAGAAACTTCATCGCAGCCAACACGGTCTTCAATCCAGGGTTGGAATTCGCATTCTCTGACTGGCTGAGAAACCTCACCTTCTCCCTGAAGGTGAGAGGATTCTTCTTGGGGTCATGTAGCGAGACGGGCATCAAGTGATAGTCGACGTCCTTCCCGTTCGATGCGCCGACGAGGACAACCTGTGCGGGCCCGGCGATGCCGCCCCGTGGCCCCTCGTGGCGGTAGAGAATGCCGGCACCGAGGTGGTCGCTCATGGTTGACCCCACGGGAAGATCGGCATGGACCTTGATGCCGTGTTCCGCGAGGTGTGGCTTCGGCCCGACTCCGGACCGAAGCAGCATCGTCGGCGACCAGATCGCACCGGCCGCGACCACCACTTCCTCCGCTTCGATCTCCTCACCGCCGACCAGCACTACGCCCTTCGCGCGTCCATCATCGATCTCGATCGTCGCGACCTCCGCGTTCGTGCGGATCTCGAGATTGTCGCGCGCGCGCACGTCGGAGCGGAGGTAGGCGAGACTCGTCGAGACTCGCTGCACCTGGTCGTCGATCGTCACAGGGAAGATCCCGATGCCCGGAAGCTGGCTCGGATCGTTGATGTCGGCCGCGGCCGACTCGCCGGTCTCGATCATCCCATCGTAAAACGCGGCCTGGCCGCGGCTGATCTCGTGCCGGCGCCATCTGCGTACGGGAAGCGGGCCGTCGCTTCCGTGGATCGGCGAGGTGCCGAAGTCCACGTCCCGCTCGGCTGCCATGAACGTATTCTTGACGTCGTCCCAGCCCCAACCTTCGAGGCCGGCGTCGGCCCAGGCGTCGTAGTCGGCCGGCTGCCCGCGCAGCGTCGCCAACCCGTTGACCGCGGAGGTCCCGCCCAGGAGCCGTCCCTGTATCATCGAGATCGCGCCGGTCTGCGTGGCCATCGAAGTAGGTACGACGTGCTTTCCCACGCCCGTCCAGACGTCGGCGGCACGAATCGGCTCGAGAACGGAGTCGTCGTACGCGTCGTGATCGGGCCCGGCCTCCAGCAACGTCACCGAAATGTCGGGATCCTCGCTCAGCCGCGCCGCGAGAACGGAGCCCGAGGTGCCCCCTCCAACGACGATCACGCGCTGCCTCCGCCCTCCCATCACCCGCTCCTAAGGCAGGACACATCACCAGTCGAAGTGCCTGTCGCTTGACAATAAATTTGCCACATCGGTAGCATGTTGAAACAATGTTGCAAAAGTTTTCAACCACCGCGTCCGCGGCGGGTCAGATGAACCTGTTCAAGCTCTGTGTCGTGCTCGCTCTTTCGATCGGTGTCTTCGGTTGCGGTGACGGCAGCACCCCGCCGGACGAGCCTGCGCCGGTTCCTGGAGACCGACGACGGCCAGGAATTCGTCATGCTCAATCTGAACGTTTACCGCAACGCGCCCGAGTACGTGGATGGTGTGGATGGCAGCGAAGCGATCGCGAGTGCAGCAGAAGCCGAGGACGAGTACCAGAGACGGATCGCGCCCCTTTTGCTCTCGCGGGCCTGCCGCCCGCTGGTGATGGTCGAGCCCGTGCTTTTCCTCGGTGGCACCGGCGATTTCGAGCGGCAGGACTGGAACCTGGCCTCCATGGTGCGCTACCGCAGCCGGCGGGACTTCGTGGAGTTCATCTTGACCCCGGAGTTCTCGCAAGACGTCGATCA encodes the following:
- a CDS encoding GMC family oxidoreductase, whose product is MGGRRQRVIVVGGGTSGSVLAARLSEDPDISVTLLEAGPDHDAYDDSVLEPIRAADVWTGVGKHVVPTSMATQTGAISMIQGRLLGGTSAVNGLATLRGQPADYDAWADAGLEGWGWDDVKNTFMAAERDVDFGTSPIHGSDGPLPVRRWRRHEISRGQAAFYDGMIETGESAAADINDPSQLPGIGIFPVTIDDQVQRVSTSLAYLRSDVRARDNLEIRTNAEVATIEIDDGRAKGVVLVGGEEIEAEEVVVAAGAIWSPTMLLRSGVGPKPHLAEHGIKVHADLPVGSTMSDHLGAGILYRHEGPRGGIAGPAQVVLVGASNGKDVDYHLMPVSLHDPKKNPLTFREKVRFLSQSENANSNPGLKTVLAAMKFLATPTAGATMFMLAVFLLRSSGRGSVRLGSTQETGPTVVAPPLPEDAPQRLRQAFDQLAAWERSAAFRALKLKPVFPHDLAATDAVATALERNTLSYGHMVGTCPMGPVLDADCRVHGIPNLRVADASVMPTIPCGNTYLGCVMVAERVARKMKGENE